The region CGAAGCCTGCGACACGGTGGTCCTGATGGACGTGTCGACGGTAGCGGCGCTGTACGGGATCTTCTCCCGGCAGATCCGGCACGGGGCCGGGCACAAGGGCAACGGGGTGCACAACCGCATCCACTGGGGCGTGATCAAGTACGTCGCTACGTACCGGCGCAAGATGAGGCCGCGCGTGATGGCGAAGATCGAGGAGTTCGGCTCCCGCGCCGACGTGGTGCTGCTGGCCAACCGACGCCAGACGCGCCGCTGGCTGCGGAAGGTGGCCGCCGAGCAGGCCTGAACGGCCCGCGCCCCCGAGCAGGGGGTGCGGCATGAACGAGCCCAACCCGTTCCTGGACCCCGCCCAGCAGCAGGAGCTGTATGGGCATGCCTCGCGGCTGGCCGGGCGGACCAGCGCCCTGATGCGCGCGAAGACCTCCGGCCACCCCGTGCCCGAGACGATCGTCAGTCTGGTGCAGACCCACCACGCGCAGCCTGACTGGCTCGGCGTGGTGCTCGACATCGGCTGCGGTCGCGGCACGAGCAGCCTCGTCATCGCCGAGCAGCTCCGGCCGCAGCGCGTCGTCGGCCTGGATGCCGCCCCCTCCCTGCTGGCCCATGCCCGCGAGCGCGCCAAGGAGCTGCACGACACCACGGTGGACTTCGTCGAAGGCGACTTCCACGACCTTCCGCTGCCCGCCGGATCGTGCGACGTTGCCGTCGCCGCGTTCTGCCTCTACCACTCGCAGCACCCCGAGGACGTCATCGCGCAGATCGCCAGGGTCCTCGCCCCTGGAGGCCTGGCCGTGCTCGTCACCAAGGGCCTCGACAGCTACCAGGAGATGGACCAGCTGGTCGCCTCCGCCGGCCTTGACCCGCGGGCCGACCAGCACGAGAGCCTCTACACCGCAGCCCACAGCGGCAACCTCGCCGACCTGGCCGCCTCCTCGCTCGACGTGTTCGCCGTCCTGGACGAGGAGCACGC is a window of Streptomyces violaceusniger Tu 4113 DNA encoding:
- a CDS encoding class I SAM-dependent methyltransferase, whose protein sequence is MNEPNPFLDPAQQQELYGHASRLAGRTSALMRAKTSGHPVPETIVSLVQTHHAQPDWLGVVLDIGCGRGTSSLVIAEQLRPQRVVGLDAAPSLLAHARERAKELHDTTVDFVEGDFHDLPLPAGSCDVAVAAFCLYHSQHPEDVIAQIARVLAPGGLAVLVTKGLDSYQEMDQLVASAGLDPRADQHESLYTAAHSGNLADLAASSLDVFAVLDEEHAFTFDGHDHTAQYLASNPKYDLAPGLYGNPGALAATLHEFLPDQPLTTRSRITFVVAQPNEGRPT
- a CDS encoding topology modulation protein, producing MKKVAIVGCGGSGKSHVARELGMILDAPVTHLDAAFYDDEWNALPMDKFTEVQRELVAQPRWVIDGNYNSTLQVRLEACDTVVLMDVSTVAALYGIFSRQIRHGAGHKGNGVHNRIHWGVIKYVATYRRKMRPRVMAKIEEFGSRADVVLLANRRQTRRWLRKVAAEQA